The Bombus vancouverensis nearcticus chromosome 12, iyBomVanc1_principal, whole genome shotgun sequence genome contains a region encoding:
- the LOC117155200 gene encoding protein C19orf12 homolog isoform X1 has translation MKFPLRLLRRLIGQIILTMSFSTHELLKEVLQYPAVQDMKVTVNSCGKYAMIVGGSTFLGGVIAGPLGLALGGIASSIISAAVGHNEFKSVPYIILYEATPEQREKLAILIIKYLTSRNIWTLGDLLYFNKEELAVGIIPIITTFLTKYMHYSVAN, from the exons ATGAAATTCCCTTTACGTTTACTGCGTCGTCTCATTGGACAAATTATAC TTACAATGAGTTTTTCAACACACGAATTATTAAAAGAAGTTTTACAGTACCCAGCTGTACAAGATATGAAGGTTACCGTAAATTCCTGTGGAAAATATGCAATGATAGTTGGTGGATCGACATTTCTTGGTGGTGTAATTGCTGGACCTCTCGGACTTGCACtgg gtGGTATAGCTAGTAGTATTATATCAGCAGCTGTTGGACATAATGAATTTAAATCTGTTCCATATATCATTTTGTACGAAGCTACTCCAGAACAAAGAGAAAAACtagcaatattaataattaagtaCCTTACTTCAAGAAACATTTGGACTCTTGGAGATCTCTTGTATTTTAATAAGGAAGAATTGGCAGTAGGGATAATACCTATAATAACAACATTTTTAACTAAATACATGCATTATTCAGTAGCAAACTGA
- the LOC117155200 gene encoding protein C19orf12 homolog isoform X2, with amino-acid sequence MGFTALQVAKFTMSFSTHELLKEVLQYPAVQDMKVTVNSCGKYAMIVGGSTFLGGVIAGPLGLALGGIASSIISAAVGHNEFKSVPYIILYEATPEQREKLAILIIKYLTSRNIWTLGDLLYFNKEELAVGIIPIITTFLTKYMHYSVAN; translated from the exons ATGGGATTCACCGCTTTGCAAGTTGCAAAGT TTACAATGAGTTTTTCAACACACGAATTATTAAAAGAAGTTTTACAGTACCCAGCTGTACAAGATATGAAGGTTACCGTAAATTCCTGTGGAAAATATGCAATGATAGTTGGTGGATCGACATTTCTTGGTGGTGTAATTGCTGGACCTCTCGGACTTGCACtgg gtGGTATAGCTAGTAGTATTATATCAGCAGCTGTTGGACATAATGAATTTAAATCTGTTCCATATATCATTTTGTACGAAGCTACTCCAGAACAAAGAGAAAAACtagcaatattaataattaagtaCCTTACTTCAAGAAACATTTGGACTCTTGGAGATCTCTTGTATTTTAATAAGGAAGAATTGGCAGTAGGGATAATACCTATAATAACAACATTTTTAACTAAATACATGCATTATTCAGTAGCAAACTGA
- the LOC117155200 gene encoding protein C19orf12 homolog isoform X3 yields the protein MSFSTHELLKEVLQYPAVQDMKVTVNSCGKYAMIVGGSTFLGGVIAGPLGLALGGIASSIISAAVGHNEFKSVPYIILYEATPEQREKLAILIIKYLTSRNIWTLGDLLYFNKEELAVGIIPIITTFLTKYMHYSVAN from the exons ATGAGTTTTTCAACACACGAATTATTAAAAGAAGTTTTACAGTACCCAGCTGTACAAGATATGAAGGTTACCGTAAATTCCTGTGGAAAATATGCAATGATAGTTGGTGGATCGACATTTCTTGGTGGTGTAATTGCTGGACCTCTCGGACTTGCACtgg gtGGTATAGCTAGTAGTATTATATCAGCAGCTGTTGGACATAATGAATTTAAATCTGTTCCATATATCATTTTGTACGAAGCTACTCCAGAACAAAGAGAAAAACtagcaatattaataattaagtaCCTTACTTCAAGAAACATTTGGACTCTTGGAGATCTCTTGTATTTTAATAAGGAAGAATTGGCAGTAGGGATAATACCTATAATAACAACATTTTTAACTAAATACATGCATTATTCAGTAGCAAACTGA